Within the Planctomycetaceae bacterium genome, the region TTCCGGCTGTACGCGGTCTCCAACGCCGGCGCTCTGCTGGCGCTGCTGACGTACCCGATCGCGGTGGAGCCGTTTCTGACGTCCCGTCATCAGGTCTATGGCTGGTCCGCTGTTTACGTTGTCTTTGTGGTCGGCTGCGCATACTGCGGCATCCGCCTGTATCGAGTTCGCCACAGCCCGGTGATTTCGAATGCAGCTCTGCCGGACGAATCGTCGGCTGTTCCTGGTGACGGCACCGCGGCAGACGAAGCGAACTGGCCGTATTGGGTCATGCTTCCGGCCTGTGCATCCGTGATGCTGCTGGCCACGACGAATTACATGTGCCAGGACGTGGCGTCCGTCCCGTTTCTGTGGATCGTGCCGCTGAGCCTGTATCTGTTGTCGTTCATCATCTGCTTTGATCATGAGCGGTGGTATTTGCGGCGCGTCTTCTCCGTTCTGCTGCTGTTGATCATTCCGCTTGGGCTGACCGTAGTCAGTATCGATTCGATTCGTACGGCCTGGCGGGATTCGATCGAATGGCAGGTCGCGGCCCTGTCCGCGGGTTTGTTCATTTGCTGTATGTGTTCTCACGGGGAACTTGTTCGACTGAAGCCGCGAACGTCGGGTCTCACCGCGTTCTATCTGATGATTGCGTTCGGCGGTGTGCTGGGTGGTGTGTTCGTCACGCTTGCCGCCCCGCGGATCTTCAGGCAGTACGACGAGTACATCGTGGGGCTGATGGCGACCGTCCTGCTGCAGCTGGCGCTGCTGCGCCGAAGTCGGATCCGCAGAAAAAGCGGTCTTCCCCAGGGTCACCGTGCGGCGCTGATCGTCGTTGCAGGAATCGTGACACTGGTGCTGGTGCTGCCGTTGTTTTCGGAGCACTTCCCGATGTCCAACAGAAGCGTGGTTGCTCGCGGCCGGAATTTCTATGGCGCGCTGCGTGTGGCGCGCGCGGTGCGTCGTTCCGACGGCCCCGTGTTTGTTTCTCTGACGCACGGAACCACAAGCCACGGTTACCAGCTTCAGAGCGACGAACTTCGTTCAATGCCGACCAGCTACTATGTGGAAAACAGCGGGATCGGCATTGCCCTGCGACATCATCCGGGTCGTGACGTTCGGCCGCTGAACATCGGCGTTGTCGGACTGGGAACCGGAACACTGGCCGCCTATGGCCGGTCCGGAGACACGATGACGTTCTATGAAATCAACCCTCTGATTCTGCAATACGCCGATCAGTACTTCACTTTCCTGGGCGACGCTCGAAATCGCGGGGTTGACGTGAGCCTGCTGCATGGTGACGCCAGAATCGTCATGGAATCACAGTACCGGACAGGGCAAGTGCCGGGCTTCGATGTTCTGGCGATCGATGCATTCGCCAGCGATTCGATACCCGTTCATCTGTTGACTCGGGAGTGTTTCGAACTCTACTGGCAGCTTCTCCGGGAAGACGGAATTCTTGCCGTCCATATTTCCAATCGGCATCTCGATCTGCAGCCGGTCGTTCGCAAGTCGGCCGAATTCGCAGTGAAGGAAGTCTGTCGCGTCGATCATTCGCCGCCGGATTCAGAACTGTATGCGTCGGCCAGTGTCTGGCTGCTGGTTACGAGTAACCAGGAATTTCTTGCCGACCCGGATGTGACGTCGTCGGTTTCTCCGTGGGAGTCAGCGGACCGGGAACCACTGCTGTGGACCGACGATTTCAACAACCTGTTCCGGATCCTGCGATGAAGTCCGGTATTCGCCGCGGTTCGGTTCCGGGTGCATTCGAAAAGAGGATTACGTTCCATGAAGAAACAAACCACATGTCGGGTTCTGACCGTGTTGGCCCTTGCCTGGCTCGCACACCTCGGGCTGGGTGCCGACGCGCCGCTGGAAACGGGAATCGAACCGTTTCTCGGTGAACCGCAACTGGCCGCTACTCAGGTCTTTCAGAACGAACGATTCCCAAACATCGTGGTTACAAAATCCGGAACATTGCTGGCCACCTGGGGCAATCCTCACGTTCGCGTGCGCCGCAGCGACGATAACGGGGCGACCTGGGGTGATGAGATCACGATTGCGGAATCCGGCATTCACGGCGGAGGCACTACAGTCGACGAAAACAGCGGCGATATTCTGGTGTTCGTGGAAGCGCAGCATCCGCCGGCGCCGCTGACTGTTTATCGCAGTACAGACGACGGCAGGAACTGGCAGGCCGAATCGATTCGGATTCACCCGGACAGTTCGGGAAGGATGCCTTCGATGCATATGAACGAACACGGCATCACGCTGCAGCGCGGCGAACACCAGGGCCGCCTGATTCGGCCGTCCCGGTTCTATGGGGAAGGCAACCGTCCCGAAAGCCTTTGGCCGACACACTTCACGAATGCCATCTTCAGCGACGACGGTGGCAGAACCTGGCAGACCAGCGAGCCGTTCCCCGAAAACGGCACAGGTGAGGCAACGCTGGCCGAACTGTCGGATGGCCGCGTCTACTACAACTCGCGGCGTCACTGGGCACCGGATGGAAGCAATCCGCGACGCAGGTGGACTTCGTTCAGCGACGACGGCGGCGCGACGTGGCAGGAGGCGACGATTTGCGAAGCTCTTCCGGATGGTCCGCAGAACACCAACTACGGTTGCATGGGCGGACTTGTCCGACTTCCCGTCCAGGGGCGTGATATCTTGCTGTACAGCAATTGTGATGACCCGGAATCTCGCCGGAACGGTACCGTGTGGGCCAGCTTTGACGGCGGCGGGACATGGCCGATCAGGCGACTGGTCGAAGCTGATGCGTTTGCCTATTCGTCACTCAACGCTGGCCGGCCGGGGACGATCACCGAAGGCTGGATTTTTCTGCATTACGAAAGCAGCGGTTCCAAAGTGGCCCGCTTCAATCTCAGTTGGCTGCTGGAAGGTGAAGCGACCGGTGACGGAGAATTGCCGGCATGGCTCGGTGCGGTCGGAGGAGACCACCGGTCGGTGAATACCGTTGCGGCAAGTCAAAAGCTCCGCGGACTCCCGGACGAATTCGGTCAATGAACGCCGGATGACGCCCGTGCAATCGTCGGCTGACCGTTCATCGTCAGCCTGCGAATGCGAGAACACCGTGGCTGCGCCCCGCGGGCTGCGAGTCAGAATGCGCGCGCGAACGGGGAGATTTGTTGATACACTCTTCGATCACGCTCAACCGGTACGCTCCTGATGTCTGTCGCGGGCCGACATTCGCTTTTCGTGAGGACCTCCGAAATGCTGATTTCGAAAAAGGCACTACCTCGCCGCACGCTGCTGAAGGGTTTCGGAGCGGCCATCGCACTTCCGCTGCTGGACGCGATGGTGCCGGCGATGACGGCACTGGCCGACACGGCCGCCAGCCCGTCGAAACTGCGCCGGCTGAGTTACATCTACATTCCGATGGGCTGCGATATCTCACGCTGGGCGCTGACCGGCGATGATCTGAGTCAGCTTTCGCCGACGCTGAGTCCTCTGGCCGGCGTGCGAGACCACGTGACGGCGATCAGCAATCTGGAACTCAAACCCGCCTACCCGGGGACTCACGCGACATCCAACTGCGCCTTCCTGAGTTGTGCGACAGCGAAACGCACCGAAAGTACCGACTACTTCCTTGGCACAACGGTCGACCAGCTCGCCGCTCGGCATATCGGTCAGCAAACGCAACTGCCGTCACTGGAACTGGCCATGGACCTGATGGCGACCGTCGGCCAGTGCGACAACGGCTATGCGTGCGTCTATCAGAACAACCTGTCGTGGTCATCGCCGACAACGCCGCTGCCGAGCGAAGCTCATCCCCGCATTGTGTTTGAATCGCTGTTTGGCGAAGGCGGCAGTATCGCCGACCGCCAGGCAGCGCTGAAAAAAAGAGCGAGTCTGCTGGATTCCGTGAGTGACGAGTTCGCGCGACTGCAGAAGACGCTGGGACCGGCCGATCGTGAAACGCTCAGCAGTTACCTGGACAGCGTCCGGGAAGTCGAACGCCGCATTCAGCGAGCGGAATCCGATGTCACAGAAAACCCGCTGCCGGATCTCGATCGCCCCACGGGAGTCCCTTCCGAATACGCCGATCACGCGCGGTTGATGTTTGATCTGCAGAGGCTGGCGTTTCAGGGCGATATCACGCGAGTCATCACGTTCCAGCTTGCGCGTGAAACCAGCAACCGTACGTATCCGGAAATCGGCGTGTCGGATCCTCACCATCCGCTGACCCATCACGGCAACGATCCGGAAAAGATCGCGAAGGTCGCGAAGATCAATCAGTTTCACGTGTCGCTGTTCGCGGAATTCCTGCAGAAGCTGCAGTCGACGAAGGAAGGCGACGGCACACTGCTGGATCATTCGCTTGTGCTGTACGGCAGCGGCATGGGCGATCCCAATGTTCACGACCACCAGAACCTGCCGATCCTGGTGGCCGGTGGTGCCGCGGGCAACATGCGCAGCGGCAGACACATTCGATTCCGTCAACCGACCGCGCTGGCCAACCTGCATGTGACGCTGCTGAATAAAGTCGGCGTGCCGATCGAATCCTTCGGCGACAGCAACGGTCAGGTGGATGAACTGTTCTAGCCCCTGGCGATCTGACTCGGTCGAAACTGTTGACCGTTTCACTCACACCGCGCACGATTTCGGAATGATCCGCCAGATGTGTCCCTCCGCGACCATACCCTCCGCGACAGCTCATTTCATGAAATCCACGACACTCACTTTCATTGCGGCCGTGTTGCTAATGTTCAATGCGCCGCTTCGTGCCGCGGACGCGCCGCTTGCTGACGCCGCGGAGCGCGCGGACTGGTCTCGCGTCGCGGATCTGCTGCGCGAACATGCTGACGTAAACAAGGCCCAGGTTGACGGCATGACGGCTCTGCACTGGGCCGTCTGGCATGACGAAGCAAACATCGCCGGGAAACTGATCGCGGCGGATGCCGACGTCGGCGAGGTCAATCGCTACGGAATCACTCCGCTGTCGATCGCTGCAAAAAACGGAAACGCAGACATTGTCAAATCGCTGCTGGAAGCCGGTGCCGACGCGAATGCCGCCATTCCCGGCAGAATCACTCCGCTGATGACGGCTGCCCGCACCGGCCGAATGGATGCTGTGCAGGCATTGCTGCAACACGAAGCAAATGTCGACGCGAAAGAGACAAACGGTCAGACCGCCATCATGTGGGCCGCCGCGGAAGGACACGCCGATGTCGTATCACGCTTGATGGAAAACGGCGCCGATTTTTCGACGCCGCTGGAATCCGGTTTCAATGCGCTGTTCTTCGCGGCCCGAAACGGACACGGTGAAGTAATCGACACGCTGGTTGCCGCGGGAGCCGACGTCAACAGCACGATGGAACCGACTGTGAAGGGCATTCGAGTCGCTCGCAAAGGCACCAGTCCTCTGCTGCTTGCCGTCGAAAACGGACATTTCCAAGTGGCTGTGAAGCTGCTGGAAGCCGGAGCCGACCCGAACGATCAGCGCTCCGGCTTCACGGCGCTGCACGCAATAACCTGGGTTCGCAAACCGAATCTGGGAGACGATGTGGACGGCGATCCGCCTCCGATCGGTTCCGGTAACGTCACCAGCCTGCAGTTCGTCAGGAAACTCGTCGAACACGGTGCCGACGTGAATCTCCGGCTGGATCGGGGACGATCGGGAACCGGCCGGCTGAATCACAAACTGGCCACTCCGTTCCTGTTTGCCGCCGACACAGCCGACATACCGCTGATGAAGCTGCTGCTGCAACTGGGAGCCGACCCTTCGATCCCCAACGCCGACAACTGTCCGCCCGTGCTGGCTGCGGCGGGCATCGGAACGCTGGCTCCCGGTGAAGAAGCCGGCACGGAAGACGAAGCACTCGCCGCCGTGCAGTTGCTGCTGGATCTTGGTGCCGACATCAATGCCGCGGACGACAATGGCGAAACCGCGATGCACGGAGCCGCCTACGCAAGCTGGCCGCGGATGGTCGATTTTCTGGCCGACCACGGCGCGAATGTTTCCGTGTGGAATACAACCAACCGGTACGGCTGGACTCCCGTGCTGATCGCCGAAGGACATCGTCCCGGCAACTTCAAGCCCGCCGCCGAAACACTCGCCGCCGTGTATCGTGCGATGCGCGCCGCGGGAGTCGAACCGCCGCCGCTGACGCCTCGCAAAAGCACGAATGAAAACTACGAAGTGAGGGAAAAGCGTCCGGCAGGAAAGAAGTCGGATGCGTTGTAGCCTCACCCGCTCTGCTGGTGCCACGCTCGAAACCGGTATTGCGTGCGATTTCACTGCCACGCGCGAATTCCCTGCTCCGTGCTTGGGGCCGCCAGCGGGAACTCTCGCGACGGGCCGGCAACTCAGACGTTTGCTGCTCTGCGCCGCTGTGCTGTTCCTGATCACGGGCTGCGTTCAGCAAGCCGCGCCGACTGAATCTTCCGCAGCAACACAAAAGAAGCCGCAGATCATTGCCGCCAGCTACCCGCTGGCCTATTTCGCCGAACGCATTGGCGGCGAACTGACAGACGTGACGTTTTCGGTTCCCGCGGATATCGACCCCGCCGACTGGCAGCCTGACGCGACGGCGATCGCATCCGTGCAGTCCGCGGATCTGATTCTGCTCAACGGTGCCGGATACGAAAAGTGGGCGCAGCGAGCCACGCTGCCGTTGTCACGGACACTGGTCACGACTCGCGGCGTTCAGGAGAAACTGATTCCGCTCGCAAGCGTCGTCACTCATCAGCACGGGCCTCAGGGAGACAAGTCGAATTCGGATGTCGCGTCGTTTACCTGGCTTGATCCGCAGATCGCGATCGCGCAGGCGCATGCCATCCGGGAAGAACTGCTGCGGCTTCTGCCCGAACAGGCGGAAACACTCAACAGGAACTTCGAGACGCTGGATCAGGATCTGCAGCGGCTGGATCAGGATCTGAAGACCGCCCTTGCAAACGTCGCGGCGAAGAAGTGGCTGGCCAAGCCGCCAATTTTTCAATACCTGCAGCGACGGTATGGGCTGAACATGAAGAACGCAGAACTCGACATGTCGGCAGCCGCTTCGCACGACGATTGGTCGCAACTTGTGTCGTACCTGAAGGAAAATCCCGCTGAGTTCCTGCTGTGTGAAACCGACCCGTCGCCTGCTGAGACTGAACACCTGCGATCGCTGGGCATTCACGTTGTTGTGTTTCGACCACTGGGAAATCGGCCCGCGACGGGTGACTATCTGACGGCGATGTGCACGAACCTGGAACAGCTGCGGCGGGCCGTCGACGCCAGAAATGGGCAGCATTGATGTCCCGTCAACCAGGTTCATCGCAGCCGGGGTGACGCATCGCGGAAACGGTCGCCGCGTCGCCGCGAATCGGCCGTCTCAGGCGGCAGATCGCTGGTTCGCAGTGCGGCCCGCCGAGTCACCGCCCGGTTTACGAAACAGGATGAATTCCTTCGGAACCAGGCTGGCCCGACCGTTCGACCAGCGATAGGCCATCGCCGTCATGTGAAAATAACTCTGCTTGAATGCTCGCACCAGGGTGCTGCCGATTGTCGGCATGGATTCCGCGAACGAGGTTTCGTAATTAAAGCCGCAGGACTCGGCCAGCATCGTCAGCGTCGTGCGGTTGTAGTAGAAGTAGTTGACTCCGGCATTGAGTCTTGCGGGCCGACCATACAGCAGGCGGCAGAGGATTCCCGTTCCCTTGAGCAACCGGAAGTTCAGGCCGCCGATTTCGATCGCCAGCAGACCCCCGGGATTCAGAATGCGGTGTATTTCCCGCAGGTCAGCGGCCGGTTCTCGGTGGCAGGTGAAGGAATCCAGCGACGTGACAACGTCGAAGGTTTCGTCGCTGTAGGCCGCGTCGTGCAGATATCCGTTGTGGATTCTCAGGCCGAAGTGCTTTCGGGCAAACGCCGTGGAAACACACGACGGCTCGACGCCGGTGACTTCCCAGGACGGCTGATTCTGAAACTGGTGCAGAAAGAAGCCGGATGCGGCTCCCACGTCCAGCAGTCGGCCACCGTCAGGATACATTCGGCGGATGATTGCCGCTTCTCGTGCCAGACTGTCTTTTCGCCAGTCGACGTAGTGCTGCTGCGTCGAGCCTTCATCCGTGATGTGTTCACTGCGAAAGAAGTCCTGCGTTTGTTCGACGGGCGCTGCTTCGCCGACGAACAACAGTCGGCAGCCGCAGCAGCGAACGATCGGGAAACCGCTGCATTCCGTAAACGGAATGCGGTTGGCCGGTCCGCAGATCGGGCACGGAACGGTTACGCGGCTGGAGTTTCGAGCGATCATGGAATTTCTCACCAGAACAACTGCCGGACCGCGACGGTCAGCAGAACTGTTGTTGAAGCAATTAGGCGCAGCGGTATGCCGGCTTGTCGGTGATAGTGCAACAGCAGGCTCATGCGGCTGATGAGCACCACGGCTTCTCCCAGAACCCAGCCGACGGCCGCGACAAACGGCCACGAATCTGCTCCATAGAACAGTGTGAACGCGGTTAGTGAGGCGATCCCCAGCAGCACGATCAGCACGTCCTGCCAGTTCAGGGCAAACGCGGTCAGCGTGAATCGAAGGCCCATGTTGATGCACGACAGGTACAGTCCCGGCATCAGCAGCACCATGGTCTCGCCGGTGCCGGAAAACCGGTCGGGCAGAAATCGATCGGCCACCGGAACGGAAATCCAGATTCCCAGAAAACACAGCGGTACGAAAATCAGCGTTGTCAGCACCAGGGTCCGGCTGATGATCGATCGCACCGCATCCGGATCCTGCGACTGCACCGCCTGTACCAGCGGAGAAAACGACGCGACGCACACGCTCGTGCCGACGAAGCCGGCCGCCGTGACAAGCTGGAAGCCGGTTCCAAAAACGGCCACATCTTCGGGTGTCCCGAATACATCCAGCAGCAGGATTCCGGCTCTGTAGAACAGTGTGGTCAGGAACAGCGAGGTTCCGATGGGGAACACGTCCACCAGTGTCCGGATCAGATCGGTGGCGGAAGGCTTGTCGATGGCTCCCCTTGCAAACAGGGGCTGCATCACGGGAGCCACCGCTTCCGAAAGCAGTCGCACAAGATTCAGAGCCAGCCACACCAGCAGCAGTGTGCTGACTCCGGCTTCCAGCCAGGCCGCCAGTCCCAGCGCGGCGAAGATCAGTACCCGGTTGAAGAGTACCAGCACGGCTTCAATATCCAGCCTGTCCCGGCCGCGCAGATACCACAGCAGCGGGTCTGTTCCCGGCTGCGTGATGGCCACCAGCGTGCTGAGCACGAAGTCGGCAGGCGTCAGGCTGTTCAGTGGCAGACACGCCAGCACTGCCATCGCGCAGGCCGTGTAGAAGAGTTTGCACAGCACCGATCGCAGCAGAATCTGCCGCGGGTTTTCGGACGTCGTGAATTCGCGGACAGCCCACAGGCGGGCTCCATAGTCGGACGCGGTTTCTCCCAGAGCCACAATGGTGCGAGCCGTCACGAACGCCGCAAAAACCGGTGTCGGCAGCAGCCGTGCCAGCAGCAGCAACAGCAACAACTGCAGCGCACTGTTGACCGCATTGCCGCCGGCGTTGGTGAGGACGTTGACTGAGAACTGTTTCCTTCTCAGCACGGCAGTTGCTCTTCAATTGAGTCCCGTTCCCGCTGCAGTGCGACGCCCAGCACGATCCAGTTCAGGCACGTGACGGGGTGGTTGTTCAACAGGTATGGCATGTTGGACAGGTCACGAAAGTAGTACATCAACACCAGGCAGATGACGATGGCCCTGTATCTGCCGCAGGATGTCAAATACTGACGGCCAAGACGCCACGCCAGATACACATAGAAGACCAGGCCCGCAACGCCAAACATTCCAAACACAGACAGAATCCAGTTGTGCGGGTCCGCGGCGGGCATCCCGGTGTGTGCCTCGAAGAACACGGGGAAATGTGTGACGCCCATGCCGAACAGCCAGTCTTTGCCCTCCATTCCGAAGATGACAGCCTCCCAGAAGATTCCGCGATAGCCAAAGCTCTGGAAGTTCTCCAGCCGAATCAGCCTCAGCATGTCACCCCACGGAATGTCAATCATCAGCAGCAGCGGCAGCGAAACGACCATCATCAGCATGGCTCGCGATCGGGATCGCGTCCACAACAGCGCAGCACCGGCTGAGGCATAGAACACAAACATCGTGCGTGCCGCTCCCAGAAGTGCGACCGTGAAACCAACAACGAGGAATCCTGCGATGAATATCGGTGACACCTGGCGCCCCTGCTGAGCACCAAGAAACAGCAGCATGAACAGTGCCGGTACCATCGCCAGCATGTTGGGGGAGTCAAACGGGCCTGTAAGACGCGCCATTCCGCGTTCCGAGGGATCGATCAACTGGTTTTGCGACAGCATCTCCTGTGCACCCTGTGGCGACGCGCCAAACGAAGGTCCGAGCACCGTCTGCAGGCCGCCGATCAGCAGCACATGCACGATCACACACGCACAGACCGTGGACAGTCGTGTTCGGAACAGCCGGTCCACGATCATCTCGCGGTATGCCAGCCAACCGGTGCACATCATCACGAACATCAGGAGCGACACCAGCCACCATGGACGATAAGCCGATTGTTCATGCAGTCCATACCGGTGCTGATAGAACGAACTGACCGCCCCGTAGACAACGACCACTGCGCCCACACCCATCAACCGCCACAACTCCGTGGACTGGATCCGAGTGTTCCGCGCGGAACGGCGGCTGATCATTCCATCAAGCAGCATCAGTGCGGCAATCCCTGCGACCGTCACATAGAGTGATTTCGGCGACTGTCCCGGCGAGTCCTGCACAGAGAGGGCCAGCAAAAGAATATAGGGACGCCAGGTTGGCAGGCACGCGGCAGCGGCAATGGCCAGCATGACGGCATCGTAGACGCCAAAATAGCCGACAGCCGCCACAGCAAAAAAAGCCATGCTGAGCAACACTCCTTTGACGACTTCGGCCCGTTCGGACGAAGCAGAAATCGCCCAGGGTTGCTCAGGAACGAAAGTCGTGCCGGGCAGTGGTGCGGTATGCATGGTATCGCGATATCACTCGCTGTGCGGTATATGAATCCGCGTGACCGAACGACCGTCAGGCTGCCTGGCGATGGGGCACTGGATCCACAACGGGCATGGTCACCGCCTCAAACGGATCCAGTATGTTGCATTGCTCCAGGATGAGTTCGATTTCGTCGTCATTCATCGTTGACCCAAGGCCGCTGTGATAGGGTTCTGTAACCGTCGTCCGCACAATGTCCGGGTAGTCGTATTCGATTGTCTGATACACGCTGCGGAATGCCGGCAGGACGGCGAACATCTGAGGCAGCTCCCATGTTCTGCGGGTTTCCTCGTCCGTCATCAGTTCTTCATAGAACTTTTCGCCCGCCTTTGAACCGATCAGCGTTGTGGCGATATCTTCGGGCTGGTGACCAAAACGTGGTGCCAGCCGCCGAATCATCACCCTGGCAAGATCCTCGATTCTCATCACCGGCATCTTGGTCACGAAGACTTCACCTCCGCGCGCGAGTTCTGATGCCTGCAGGACAAGCCGGCAGGCCTGTTCCAGCGTC harbors:
- a CDS encoding ankyrin repeat domain-containing protein — translated: MKSTTLTFIAAVLLMFNAPLRAADAPLADAAERADWSRVADLLREHADVNKAQVDGMTALHWAVWHDEANIAGKLIAADADVGEVNRYGITPLSIAAKNGNADIVKSLLEAGADANAAIPGRITPLMTAARTGRMDAVQALLQHEANVDAKETNGQTAIMWAAAEGHADVVSRLMENGADFSTPLESGFNALFFAARNGHGEVIDTLVAAGADVNSTMEPTVKGIRVARKGTSPLLLAVENGHFQVAVKLLEAGADPNDQRSGFTALHAITWVRKPNLGDDVDGDPPPIGSGNVTSLQFVRKLVEHGADVNLRLDRGRSGTGRLNHKLATPFLFAADTADIPLMKLLLQLGADPSIPNADNCPPVLAAAGIGTLAPGEEAGTEDEALAAVQLLLDLGADINAADDNGETAMHGAAYASWPRMVDFLADHGANVSVWNTTNRYGWTPVLIAEGHRPGNFKPAAETLAAVYRAMRAAGVEPPPLTPRKSTNENYEVREKRPAGKKSDAL
- a CDS encoding metal ABC transporter substrate-binding protein; its protein translation is MLLCAAVLFLITGCVQQAAPTESSAATQKKPQIIAASYPLAYFAERIGGELTDVTFSVPADIDPADWQPDATAIASVQSADLILLNGAGYEKWAQRATLPLSRTLVTTRGVQEKLIPLASVVTHQHGPQGDKSNSDVASFTWLDPQIAIAQAHAIREELLRLLPEQAETLNRNFETLDQDLQRLDQDLKTALANVAAKKWLAKPPIFQYLQRRYGLNMKNAELDMSAAASHDDWSQLVSYLKENPAEFLLCETDPSPAETEHLRSLGIHVVVFRPLGNRPATGDYLTAMCTNLEQLRRAVDARNGQH
- a CDS encoding DUF1552 domain-containing protein, with product MLISKKALPRRTLLKGFGAAIALPLLDAMVPAMTALADTAASPSKLRRLSYIYIPMGCDISRWALTGDDLSQLSPTLSPLAGVRDHVTAISNLELKPAYPGTHATSNCAFLSCATAKRTESTDYFLGTTVDQLAARHIGQQTQLPSLELAMDLMATVGQCDNGYACVYQNNLSWSSPTTPLPSEAHPRIVFESLFGEGGSIADRQAALKKRASLLDSVSDEFARLQKTLGPADRETLSSYLDSVREVERRIQRAESDVTENPLPDLDRPTGVPSEYADHARLMFDLQRLAFQGDITRVITFQLARETSNRTYPEIGVSDPHHPLTHHGNDPEKIAKVAKINQFHVSLFAEFLQKLQSTKEGDGTLLDHSLVLYGSGMGDPNVHDHQNLPILVAGGAAGNMRSGRHIRFRQPTALANLHVTLLNKVGVPIESFGDSNGQVDELF
- a CDS encoding sialidase family protein, giving the protein MKKQTTCRVLTVLALAWLAHLGLGADAPLETGIEPFLGEPQLAATQVFQNERFPNIVVTKSGTLLATWGNPHVRVRRSDDNGATWGDEITIAESGIHGGGTTVDENSGDILVFVEAQHPPAPLTVYRSTDDGRNWQAESIRIHPDSSGRMPSMHMNEHGITLQRGEHQGRLIRPSRFYGEGNRPESLWPTHFTNAIFSDDGGRTWQTSEPFPENGTGEATLAELSDGRVYYNSRRHWAPDGSNPRRRWTSFSDDGGATWQEATICEALPDGPQNTNYGCMGGLVRLPVQGRDILLYSNCDDPESRRNGTVWASFDGGGTWPIRRLVEADAFAYSSLNAGRPGTITEGWIFLHYESSGSKVARFNLSWLLEGEATGDGELPAWLGAVGGDHRSVNTVAASQKLRGLPDEFGQ
- a CDS encoding class I SAM-dependent methyltransferase; its protein translation is MIARNSSRVTVPCPICGPANRIPFTECSGFPIVRCCGCRLLFVGEAAPVEQTQDFFRSEHITDEGSTQQHYVDWRKDSLAREAAIIRRMYPDGGRLLDVGAASGFFLHQFQNQPSWEVTGVEPSCVSTAFARKHFGLRIHNGYLHDAAYSDETFDVVTSLDSFTCHREPAADLREIHRILNPGGLLAIEIGGLNFRLLKGTGILCRLLYGRPARLNAGVNYFYYNRTTLTMLAESCGFNYETSFAESMPTIGSTLVRAFKQSYFHMTAMAYRWSNGRASLVPKEFILFRKPGGDSAGRTANQRSAA